A DNA window from Roseovarius sp. Pro17 contains the following coding sequences:
- a CDS encoding protein-disulfide reductase DsbD domain-containing protein, with product MKHLVSRLLAATLCLVPLPALTQSMDAVTSARVLPGWRLADGTHMAALELRLAPGWKTYWRAPGDIGIPPRFDWRGSRNLRGIEVQWPTPERIDQGGMTAIGYHGTVVLPLHVLAQSGARDVTLSGSVDIGVCRDVCIPMTLSLSGDLPVAQSKRDARITAALADRPLTADEAGVQRVRCIVTPGKKGDLHLRAELSMPPSGGPETAVIEASDPNIWIAQPRTARQGNTLVAETRLAHIEGRPFALDRSKLRLTILGARQVVDIKGCPGG from the coding sequence ATGAAACATCTTGTCTCCCGCCTTTTGGCCGCCACTCTTTGCCTTGTGCCGCTGCCTGCCCTGACGCAATCCATGGATGCGGTTACCTCCGCGCGCGTGCTGCCCGGATGGCGACTGGCCGACGGGACCCACATGGCCGCGCTTGAGTTACGCCTTGCACCGGGGTGGAAAACCTATTGGCGTGCGCCCGGCGATATCGGCATCCCACCGCGCTTTGATTGGCGCGGCTCACGCAACCTGCGTGGGATCGAGGTGCAGTGGCCTACGCCCGAGCGCATAGATCAGGGCGGCATGACCGCCATCGGCTATCACGGCACCGTCGTCCTACCCCTGCATGTGCTGGCGCAAAGCGGTGCGCGCGATGTCACGCTCAGCGGCTCGGTCGACATCGGCGTGTGTCGCGACGTGTGTATTCCGATGACGCTCAGCCTGTCTGGCGATCTGCCGGTCGCCCAATCCAAGCGTGACGCGCGCATCACCGCCGCACTGGCCGACCGGCCTCTGACCGCCGATGAGGCCGGTGTTCAGCGCGTGCGCTGCATTGTGACACCCGGCAAGAAAGGCGATCTGCACCTGCGCGCCGAGCTGTCGATGCCCCCCTCAGGCGGCCCCGAGACAGCAGTGATCGAGGCAAGCGATCCCAACATCTGGATCGCGCAACCGCGCACGGCACGACAGGGAAACACTTTGGTAGCCGAAACCCGGCTGGCGCATATCGAGGGGCGGCCCTTCGCGCTGGACCGCTCAAAACTGCGCCTGACGATCCTCGGCGCGCGCCAAGTGGTCGATATCAAAGGCTGCCCCGGCGGCTAA
- a CDS encoding RluA family pseudouridine synthase encodes MQTPYDPPICPLTVLHEDHEMLTVEKPDGLLSVPGKGAHLADCLLTRIQTAFPTALLVHRLDRDTSGVMVFALTPHAQRFLSKQFEERRARKTYVARVAGLVEGKAGEINLPLIVDWPNRPRQMVCHATGKPSLTEYRVLKAGEDESRVRLRPRTGRTHQLRVHMLALGHPILGDPLYAPDAQFARMMLHAEELRISHPESGRGMSFRAKAPF; translated from the coding sequence ATGCAAACGCCCTATGATCCGCCAATCTGCCCGCTGACCGTGCTTCACGAAGATCACGAGATGTTAACCGTCGAAAAGCCGGACGGCCTATTGTCCGTGCCGGGCAAGGGGGCGCATCTGGCCGATTGCCTGCTGACCCGTATTCAGACGGCGTTTCCAACCGCGCTGCTGGTGCATCGGTTGGACCGCGACACATCAGGTGTGATGGTCTTTGCCCTGACCCCGCACGCACAGCGATTTCTGTCCAAGCAATTCGAGGAGCGGCGCGCGCGCAAGACATATGTCGCGCGCGTGGCGGGTTTGGTCGAGGGCAAGGCAGGCGAGATCAATCTGCCGCTGATCGTGGATTGGCCGAACCGGCCGCGTCAGATGGTGTGCCATGCGACGGGAAAGCCCTCGCTGACCGAATACCGGGTGTTAAAGGCCGGCGAGGACGAGAGCCGCGTACGGTTGCGACCAAGGACGGGGCGCACACATCAGTTGCGTGTTCACATGCTGGCGCTGGGGCATCCTATTCTGGGTGATCCGCTATACGCGCCCGATGCTCAGTTTGCGCGGATGATGCTGCATGCCGAAGAGCTGCGCATCAGCCATCCCGAAAGCGGGCGGGGCATGTCATTTCGCGCCAAGGCACCGTTCTAA
- a CDS encoding YqgE/AlgH family protein, protein MDLTGRMLIAMPGMEDPRFEQSLIFVCAHSDEGAMGLVVNKRADDLKLSDLLEQLDMEAAPDARRLLVNFGGPVETGRGFVLHDAGYRSSISTLEVSAEFSMTATLDILEDMAGGEGPTSALVALGYAGWGPGQLENEIGQNGWLIAEASADLIFAKPNEAKWGAALGSMGIDPMALSAEFGTA, encoded by the coding sequence ATGGACCTGACCGGAAGGATGCTGATCGCCATGCCGGGCATGGAAGATCCGCGTTTCGAGCAGTCGCTGATCTTTGTCTGCGCGCATTCGGATGAGGGTGCCATGGGCCTTGTCGTCAACAAGAGGGCCGACGATCTAAAACTGAGCGACCTGCTGGAGCAGCTGGATATGGAGGCGGCCCCCGATGCGCGGCGCCTGCTCGTCAATTTTGGTGGCCCGGTCGAGACGGGGCGCGGCTTCGTGCTGCATGATGCGGGCTATCGGTCGTCGATCTCGACACTGGAAGTAAGCGCAGAGTTTTCCATGACCGCGACGCTCGACATTCTCGAGGATATGGCAGGCGGCGAAGGCCCCACCAGCGCGTTGGTCGCGCTGGGCTATGCTGGCTGGGGGCCGGGGCAACTAGAGAATGAAATCGGGCAGAATGGCTGGCTGATCGCCGAGGCGAGTGCCGATCTGATATTCGCCAAGCCCAACGAGGCCAAGTGGGGCGCGGCGCTGGGCAGTATGGGCATTGACCCGATGGCACTGTCGGCGGAGTTTGGCACGGCGTGA
- a CDS encoding serine/threonine protein kinase, with protein MSLPDIPQSIITNAAFVPKTVHKRDIFSETISGSLEGIPDFPVVLRKLDTVPWYARPIAWALARKEIKGLRAVHGIEGCPALVRVDKTGLLRSWTQGTPLQLAKPSDPAWYRDARRLLRDMRRAGVTHNDIAKPQNWLMTPDGRAAVIDFQLASVHRRRGPLFRTMAREDLRHLLKQKRAYAPDLLTPSELSMLAQKALPSRIWMATGKRAYNFVTRRLMNWSDGEGTEDRIERDGPALRTALMAHPQVADIALSTYALPAKGVGLYAFVETTLDAGMLSSLAPQPRPEAMQPVTAMPRHADGSPRMDALDLVAANRLDELALLQEREPELAKALAPIIASRLNLTDRVLRP; from the coding sequence ATGAGCCTGCCAGACATTCCCCAAAGCATTATCACCAATGCCGCCTTTGTCCCGAAAACCGTGCATAAGCGTGATATTTTCTCTGAAACCATCTCTGGCAGCCTAGAGGGCATTCCCGACTTTCCCGTCGTCCTGCGCAAGCTTGACACCGTGCCATGGTATGCCCGCCCCATCGCTTGGGCCCTTGCGCGCAAGGAAATAAAAGGCCTGCGCGCAGTGCACGGCATCGAGGGCTGTCCGGCCCTCGTGCGTGTCGACAAAACCGGCCTCCTGCGCAGCTGGACCCAAGGCACACCGCTGCAACTGGCCAAACCCAGCGATCCGGCATGGTATCGCGACGCGCGCCGACTGCTCCGCGACATGCGCCGGGCCGGGGTCACGCATAACGACATCGCAAAGCCGCAGAACTGGCTGATGACGCCGGATGGCCGGGCTGCTGTGATCGACTTCCAGCTCGCCTCGGTTCACCGCAGGCGGGGTCCGCTGTTCCGCACCATGGCGCGCGAGGATCTGCGCCACTTGCTGAAACAAAAACGCGCCTATGCACCGGACCTGTTGACCCCATCCGAACTGAGCATGCTGGCGCAAAAGGCGCTGCCCTCGCGCATCTGGATGGCGACGGGCAAGCGGGCGTATAACTTCGTCACCCGCCGCCTGATGAATTGGTCCGACGGCGAAGGCACCGAGGACCGGATAGAACGCGACGGCCCCGCCCTGCGAACCGCGCTGATGGCCCATCCACAGGTCGCGGATATCGCCCTCAGCACCTACGCGCTACCGGCCAAGGGTGTCGGTCTCTACGCCTTCGTCGAGACCACGCTGGACGCTGGCATGCTGAGCAGCCTCGCGCCGCAGCCACGCCCCGAGGCGATGCAACCCGTCACCGCCATGCCCCGCCACGCAGATGGCAGCCCGCGTATGGATGCATTGGACCTCGTTGCTGCGAACCGCCTTGATGAGCTGGCCCTGCTGCAAGAGCGCGAGCCTGAACTGGCCAAGGCGCTAGCCCCCATCATTGCGTCCCGCCTCAACCTGACCGACCGTGTGTTGCGCCCTTAA